From Symphalangus syndactylus isolate Jambi chromosome 17, NHGRI_mSymSyn1-v2.1_pri, whole genome shotgun sequence, one genomic window encodes:
- the SMG9 gene encoding nonsense-mediated mRNA decay factor SMG9 has protein sequence MSESGHSQPGLYGIERRRRWKEPGSGGPQNLSGPGGRERDYIAPWERERRDASEETSTSIMQKTPIILSKPPAERSKQPPPPTAPAAPPAPAPLEKPIVLMKPREEGKGPVAVTGASTPEGTAPPPPAAPVPPKGEKEGQRPTQPVYQIQNRGMGTAAPAAMDPVVGQAKLLPPERMKHSIKLVDDQMNWCDSAIEYLLDQTDVLVVGVLGLQGTGKSMVMSLLSANTPEEDQRTYVFRAQSAEMKERGGNQTSGIDFFITQERIVFLDTQPILSPSILDHLINNDRKLPPEYNLPHTYVEMQSLQIAAFLFTVCHVVIVVQDWFTDLSLYRFLQTAEMVKPSTPSPSHESSSSSGSDEGTEYYPHLVFLQNKARREDFCPRKLRQMHLMIDQLMAHSHLRYKGTLSMLQCNVFPGLPPDFLDSEVNLFLVPFMDSEAESENPPRAGPGSSPLFSLLPGYRGHPSFQSLVSKLRSQVMSMARPQLSHTILTEKNWFHYAARIWDGVRKSSALAEYSRLLA, from the exons ATGTCTGAGTCTGGACACAGTCAGCCTGGACTCTATGGGATAGAGCGGCGGCGACGGTGGAAGGAGCCTGGCTCTGGTGGCCCCCAGAATCTCTCTGGGCCTGGTGGTCGGGAGAGGGACTACATTGCACCATGGGAAAGAGAGAGACGG GATGCCAGTGAAGAGACAAGCACTTCCATCATGCAGAAAACCCCCATCATCCTCTCAAAACCTCCAGCAGAGCGG TCAAAACAGCCACCACCTCCAACAGCCCCTGCTGCCCCGCCTGCTCCAGCCCCTCTGGAGAAGCCCATCGTCCTCATGAAGCCacgagaggaggggaaggggcctGTGGCCGTGACAGGTGCCTCTACCCCTGAGGGCACCGCCCCACCACCCCCTGCAGCCCCTGTGCCACCcaagggggagaaggaggggcaGAGACCCACACAGCCTGTGTACCAGATCCAGAACCGGGGCATGGGCACTGCCGCACCAGCAGCCATGGACC CTGTCGTGGGTCAGGCCAAACTACTGCCCCCAGAGCGCATGAAGCACAGCATCAAGTTGGTGGATGACCAGATGAATTGGTGTGATAGTGCCATTGAG TACCTGTTGGATCAGACGGATGTGTTGGTGGTTGGTGTCCTGGGCCTCCAGGGGACAGGCAAGTCCATGGTCATGTCGTTGTTGTCAGCCAACACTCCAGAGGAGGACCAGAG GACTTACGTTTTCCGGGCCCAGAGCGCTGAAATGAAGGAACGAGGGGGCAACCAGACAAGTGGCATCGACTTCTTTATCACCCAAGAACGGATTGTTTTCCTGGACACACAG CCCATCCTGAGCCCTTCTATCCTAGACCATCTCATCAATAATGACCGCAAACTGCCTCCAGAGTACAACCTTCCCCACACTTACGTTGAGATGCAG TCACTCCAGATTGCTGCCTTCCTTTTCACGGTCTGCCATGTGGTGATTGTCGTCCAGGACTGGTTCACAGACCTCAGTCTCTACAG GTTCCTGCAGACAGCAGAGATGGTGAAGccctccaccccatcccccagCCACGAGTCCAGCAGCTCATCGGGCTCCGATGAAGGCACTGAGTACTACCCCCACCTGG TCTTCTTACAGAACAAAGCTCGCCGAGAGGACTTCTGTCCTCGGAAGCTGCGGCAGATGCACCTGATGATTGACCAGCTCATGGCCCACTCCCACCTGCGTTACAAGG GGACTCTGTCCATGTTGCAATGCAATGTCTTCCCGGGGCTTCCACCTGACTTCCTGGACTCTGAGGTCAACTTATTCCTGGTACCCTTCATGGACAGTGAAGCAGAGAGTGAAAACCCACCAAGAGCAG GACCTGGTTCCAGCCCACTCTTCTCCCTGCTGCCTGGGTATCGTGGTCACCCCAGTTTCCAGTCCTTGGTGAGCAAGCTCCGGAGCCAAGTGATGTCCATGGCCCGGCCACAGCTGTCACACACGATCCTCACCGAGAAGAACTG GTTCCACTACGCTGCCCGGATCTGGGACGGGGTGAGAAAGTCCTCTGCTCTGGCAGAGTACAGCCGCCTGCTGGCCTGA